A window of Coregonus clupeaformis isolate EN_2021a chromosome 28, ASM2061545v1, whole genome shotgun sequence contains these coding sequences:
- the LOC121543397 gene encoding troponin I, slow skeletal muscle-like isoform X2 — protein sequence MNPKLIDKPKSKITASRKLSLKIMLLTRAMEQLEQETQDRDEEKLRYVGERLPPLQLSGLSLAELQDLCKQLHGKIDVVDEERYDCEAKVTKHNKDIHELKLKVQDLGGKFKKPALRKVRVSADEMMRALLGTKHKGSMDLRSNLKSVKKEDTNKDKDKVLTAEVTDWRKNVEAMSGMEGRKKMFDASGGQ from the exons ATGAATCCCAAGTTAATTGACAAG CCGAAGTCGAAGATTACGGCTTCGCGTAAGCTCTCCCTGAAG ATCATGCTGCTCACCAGGGCGATGGAGCAGCTGGAACAGGAGACGCAGGACAGGGATGAGGAGAAATTGCGCTACGTGGGAGAGAGACTGCCCCCCCTGCAGCTCTCTGGACTGTCATTGGCTGAGCTACAG GACCTATGCAAGCAGCTCCATGGAAAGATAGATGTGGTAGATGAGGAGAGATACGACTGTGAGGCCAAAGTGACCAAGCACAACAAAGAT ATCCATGAGTTGAAGCTGAAGGTGCAGGACTTAGGAGGGAAGTTTAAGAAGCCCGCCCTGAGGAAGGTGCGCGTCTCTGCAGACGAGATGATGAGAGCTCTGCTGGGCACCAAACACAAAGGTTCTATGGACCTCAGGTCCAACCTCAAGTCTGTCAAGAAGGAAGACACCAACAAGGACAAAGACAAG GTGCTCACGGCTGAGGTGACCGACTGGCGTAAGAACGTGGAGGCCATGTCTGGCATGGAGGGCCGCAAGAAGATGTTCGACGCATCTGGCGGCCAGTGA
- the LOC121543397 gene encoding troponin I, slow skeletal muscle-like isoform X1, which produces MADDEEQYKPRPMNPKLIDKPKSKITASRKLSLKIMLLTRAMEQLEQETQDRDEEKLRYVGERLPPLQLSGLSLAELQDLCKQLHGKIDVVDEERYDCEAKVTKHNKDIHELKLKVQDLGGKFKKPALRKVRVSADEMMRALLGTKHKGSMDLRSNLKSVKKEDTNKDKDKVLTAEVTDWRKNVEAMSGMEGRKKMFDASGGQ; this is translated from the exons ATGGCTGATGA CGAG GAGCAATACAAACCCAGGCCAATGAATCCCAAGTTAATTGACAAG CCGAAGTCGAAGATTACGGCTTCGCGTAAGCTCTCCCTGAAG ATCATGCTGCTCACCAGGGCGATGGAGCAGCTGGAACAGGAGACGCAGGACAGGGATGAGGAGAAATTGCGCTACGTGGGAGAGAGACTGCCCCCCCTGCAGCTCTCTGGACTGTCATTGGCTGAGCTACAG GACCTATGCAAGCAGCTCCATGGAAAGATAGATGTGGTAGATGAGGAGAGATACGACTGTGAGGCCAAAGTGACCAAGCACAACAAAGAT ATCCATGAGTTGAAGCTGAAGGTGCAGGACTTAGGAGGGAAGTTTAAGAAGCCCGCCCTGAGGAAGGTGCGCGTCTCTGCAGACGAGATGATGAGAGCTCTGCTGGGCACCAAACACAAAGGTTCTATGGACCTCAGGTCCAACCTCAAGTCTGTCAAGAAGGAAGACACCAACAAGGACAAAGACAAG GTGCTCACGGCTGAGGTGACCGACTGGCGTAAGAACGTGGAGGCCATGTCTGGCATGGAGGGCCGCAAGAAGATGTTCGACGCATCTGGCGGCCAGTGA